The genomic DNA CGGGCGGCACCGAGTTCACCGAGCCCGACTTCGCAGCCGAAGGCCCGACGGGTGCACCGCTCATCGCACCGACCGCGCACGTCGCGCTCGCGCACCCGAGCGCGAACGGCGGCACGCGCATGCTGCGCCGCGGGTACAACTTCGTCGACGGCAACGACGAGCTCGGCCGCCTCGACGCCGGCCTGTTCTTCCTCTCGTACCAGCGCTCGCCGCAGCAGTTCATCGACGTGCAGCGCTCGCTCGCCGCCGACGGGCTGAACGAGTACCTCAAGCACGTCGGCTCGGCGGTCTTCGCCGTTCCCGGCGGCATCGCCGAGGGCGAGTTCGTCGGCCAGGCGCTGTTCGCCTGAGCCGGCGCGCGCTGCCGCGGTCCGCCGGCGCGCGCGGTCGCCCGCCGCCCTCGCGCACACGCCGTCGGCACGTTCGACCGGCCGATGCAGCCCGCTACGGCGTCTCGACCACCGCCCACCGGTCGTCGCCGAGCCACTGCAGGGTGCCGGTCACCCGGCGGCCGTCGAGCCTCGCGGTGAACTCGACGTCGCTCGGCGTCGTACTGCCGAGGATGCCGGTGCTGCCGGCGAACGTCGGATCCTCGTATCCCAGCTCGACCAGCGCGTCGCGGCGCTGCGCCTGATCCCACGTGCCGCTCAGGAACGCCAGCAGTCCGACGAGCGCGAGCCCGCCGCCGACGAGGGCGACGATGCCGATGTCGCGGGCCCACCGCACCTCGCGCAGCACGCCGACGAAGACGAGCACCGCTCCGGTCGCCATCGCGATGGCGGGGAACAGGAGCGGCCACGGATGCCACGGCTCGAGGGTGATGACGACGTCGTTCACCCCAGTCCGACCCGCTGCCAATCGAGGTTGATCCTGTCGCCGATGTACACCGTCTCGCCGAAGTCGTGGATCTGCGGGTTCATGCGCAGTAGCTGCTGCTGCGGCAGATCGAACCGCTGGGCGATGTCGAAGAAGCTGTCGCCCTCGACGACCGTGTACATCGCCGGCATGCCGTTCCCGTCGGTCTCGGCGGGGCCGTTCGCGCCGGGCACGGGGCCGTTGTCGTACGCCGGCCCCGGCTCGTAGACGGGCGCGG from Agromyces larvae includes the following:
- a CDS encoding LysM peptidoglycan-binding domain-containing protein, with the translated sequence MSRRGAARSVRPLVASVVVLPLLAGCAAPGEPPAETVMVTVTAPPPKPTPTPVVTTPPPVAEPEPAPAPAPVPNAPAPVYEPGPAYDNGPVPGANGPAETDGNGMPAMYTVVEGDSFFDIAQRFDLPQQQLLRMNPQIHDFGETVYIGDRINLDWQRVGLG